One Sphingobacteriales bacterium genomic window carries:
- a CDS encoding TlpA family protein disulfide reductase has product MKKTILTLFSALLLSGTAMAQKSLPEVTLNDINGEKVGVAAYGKKEQITIFSFWATWCSPCKKELSNLSNLYDEWRDKYNVEIVAVSIDDQRNTAKIKPYVNGQGWDYTVLLDTNEELKRALNFQSVPYTLVIDKKGNIAYEHNGYVEGDEYELEKIVAVLAEGKELPKEAEKH; this is encoded by the coding sequence ATGAAAAAAACAATTCTCACCTTATTCTCTGCCTTATTACTCAGCGGAACGGCTATGGCTCAAAAATCATTGCCTGAAGTAACCTTAAATGACATCAACGGCGAAAAAGTCGGTGTGGCAGCCTACGGAAAAAAAGAACAAATTACCATATTTAGTTTTTGGGCTACTTGGTGCTCGCCTTGTAAAAAAGAACTGAGCAATTTATCCAACTTATACGATGAGTGGCGCGATAAATATAATGTGGAAATCGTTGCCGTGAGCATAGACGACCAGCGCAATACAGCCAAAATAAAACCTTATGTAAATGGTCAGGGTTGGGATTATACCGTATTATTGGATACAAATGAAGAACTCAAACGCGCCCTCAATTTCCAATCAGTGCCTTATACGTTGGTGATAGACAAAAAAGGCAATATAGCCTACGAACACAACGGCTATGTAGAAGGCGATGAGTATGAATTAGAAAAAATTGTGGCTGTTTTGGCAGAAGGTAAAGAACTCCCAAAAGAAGCTGAAAAGCACTAA
- a CDS encoding PKD domain-containing protein yields the protein MNLKFLSLLWILLIPFYSQAQWSKCAAHQKVQSNPALQQAFDKTFEQARTMAASDLSKGSGQVYQIPVVVHIVYNTAAENLSDELVQSQIDVLNEAFRRQNADTSNTRDVFKSRAADAQLEFYLAETDPQGNPTTGITRTQTEVQSFLGDSFDINAILEAFTECGVDPLQVIGGGTLTPEQEECLNNALAGMGGSDPSAALDGVKFTANGGIDAWDTKEYLNIWVCNLAIDLFGQQTPAVLGFAYPPTIAPNWPEGTIPANVEQVDGVVIHYQAFGKDNPNAGPIAATNSEGRTCVHEVGHYFGLRHIWGDGDCTADDGIEDTPDADAQSESDCDFSKNTCDQTDPISSTNLPDMVENYMDYSSEPCQNMFTAEQVGLMRSMAELARPELWNNGSANPLVADFVANKNLVVLDEIIQFTSNISSGDNGSVTYNWNFGDGQSSNLANPAHAYSTEGTYTVMLTLNNGSDEISVNKTNYITVLKETVGIENIEQQITLFPNPSHGKVQVILPTAATNWTAQIFSIEGKSLQVPVQQSDNTLTFYIAASGIYNLRLNNDKATIWKQFVVQ from the coding sequence ATGAATCTAAAATTTTTATCCTTACTTTGGATACTGCTGATACCTTTTTACAGTCAGGCACAATGGTCAAAATGTGCCGCACACCAGAAGGTACAAAGCAATCCGGCACTTCAACAGGCTTTTGACAAAACCTTTGAGCAGGCGCGTACTATGGCAGCCTCCGACCTCAGTAAAGGCAGCGGACAGGTGTATCAAATTCCGGTAGTGGTACATATCGTGTATAATACGGCAGCCGAAAATTTGTCAGATGAATTGGTACAATCTCAGATAGATGTATTAAATGAGGCATTTCGCCGCCAAAACGCCGACACTTCCAATACCCGCGATGTTTTTAAAAGCCGCGCCGCCGATGCCCAATTAGAGTTTTATCTGGCAGAAACTGACCCGCAAGGCAATCCTACTACGGGTATTACACGCACACAAACAGAAGTACAAAGTTTTTTAGGCGACAGTTTTGATATCAATGCTATTTTGGAGGCTTTTACGGAATGTGGAGTAGATCCGCTTCAGGTTATTGGAGGCGGCACGCTCACACCGGAGCAAGAAGAATGCTTAAATAACGCCCTCGCCGGAATGGGCGGCAGCGACCCATCTGCTGCTTTAGATGGTGTAAAATTTACTGCCAACGGTGGTATCGATGCTTGGGATACTAAAGAATATCTCAATATTTGGGTGTGTAATTTAGCGATTGACCTCTTCGGTCAGCAAACACCTGCGGTTTTAGGGTTTGCTTATCCGCCTACTATTGCCCCCAACTGGCCAGAAGGTACTATTCCTGCCAATGTTGAACAAGTTGATGGAGTAGTTATTCACTATCAGGCTTTCGGAAAAGATAACCCTAATGCCGGACCCATTGCTGCTACCAACTCCGAAGGACGCACCTGCGTGCACGAAGTAGGGCATTATTTTGGTTTGCGTCACATTTGGGGCGATGGCGATTGCACCGCCGATGATGGTATCGAAGATACACCCGATGCCGATGCACAGTCGGAGTCGGATTGTGACTTCTCGAAAAATACCTGCGACCAAACCGACCCCATCAGCAGCACCAATTTGCCTGATATGGTAGAAAATTACATGGATTATTCTTCCGAACCCTGCCAAAATATGTTTACTGCCGAGCAAGTAGGATTAATGCGCTCTATGGCAGAACTCGCCCGCCCCGAATTGTGGAACAATGGCAGTGCAAATCCATTGGTAGCTGATTTTGTTGCCAATAAAAATTTGGTGGTTCTCGACGAAATCATTCAGTTTACGAGCAACATCAGCAGTGGCGACAACGGCAGTGTTACATACAATTGGAATTTTGGTGACGGACAGAGCAGCAACCTTGCCAATCCTGCACACGCTTACAGTACCGAAGGCACTTATACCGTAATGCTTACCCTCAACAACGGCAGCGATGAAATCAGTGTCAATAAAACCAATTATATCACCGTACTCAAAGAAACTGTGGGCATAGAAAATATTGAACAACAAATTACATTGTTCCCCAATCCGAGCCACGGAAAAGTACAGGTAATTTTACCTACGGCAGCCACAAACTGGACAGCACAAATATTCAGTATAGAAGGAAAATCTTTGCAAGTGCCGGTACAGCAGAGCGATAATACACTTACTTTTTATATAGCTGCAAGCGGAATATACAACTTGCGCTTAAATAATGATAAAGCAACAATATGGAAGCAATTTGTAGTGCAATAA
- a CDS encoding dicarboxylate/amino acid:cation symporter, translating into MHNKTTSSHPQNALLLPIFGVGLLAVVLSLASHYQWLVIDPAGVALTRWAALLLLCWYAFRKGSLTTWILVSMLVGAEVGYDFPQFAVHLKVVSKVFLRLIKTIIAPLLFGTLVVGIAGHSNLKQVGRMGWKSIVYFEAITTIALFIGLAAINISKAGVGIQLPPTGETEKIEVPKQNWEDVILHIFPENISKSIFEGQVLQIVIFSILFGIGLAMVHGKHRQTMLEFTESLSEVMFKFTQIIMQFAPFAVGSAIAYTVGHMGLGILVNLFKLLATLYVALAVFLLGVLLPVALLARVPILRFIRQISEAVTLAFATTSSEAALPKAMKAMEEFGVPRKIVSFVMPMGYSFNLDGTTLYLSLASIFVAQAAGIHLSWGQQLLIVFTLMLTSKGVAGVPRASLVILMGTAVSFGLPVEPIFIILGIDELMDMARTSVNVVGNCLATTVVARWEGEANWDTKG; encoded by the coding sequence ATGCACAACAAAACAACCTCTTCACACCCTCAAAATGCTTTGCTGCTCCCAATTTTTGGAGTGGGGCTTTTGGCAGTTGTATTGTCTTTGGCAAGTCATTATCAGTGGTTAGTAATAGACCCCGCTGGGGTGGCACTCACACGCTGGGCTGCCCTGCTGCTGCTGTGCTGGTATGCTTTTCGCAAAGGCAGCCTCACCACCTGGATTTTAGTGAGTATGCTGGTAGGTGCTGAGGTAGGTTACGATTTTCCGCAGTTTGCCGTACATCTCAAAGTAGTGAGTAAGGTGTTTTTGCGCCTCATCAAAACCATCATAGCACCGTTGCTTTTTGGCACGTTGGTGGTGGGCATTGCCGGACACTCCAACCTCAAACAAGTGGGGCGTATGGGCTGGAAATCTATTGTTTATTTTGAAGCCATCACCACCATCGCTCTTTTTATCGGGTTAGCTGCCATTAATATCAGCAAAGCGGGCGTGGGCATACAACTACCGCCCACTGGCGAAACCGAAAAAATAGAAGTTCCCAAACAAAACTGGGAAGATGTTATTTTGCACATTTTTCCCGAAAATATTTCCAAATCTATTTTTGAAGGACAGGTGCTGCAAATTGTAATATTCAGCATATTATTTGGTATCGGCTTGGCAATGGTACACGGCAAGCATCGCCAAACGATGCTGGAATTTACCGAAAGTTTGTCGGAAGTGATGTTCAAATTTACCCAAATTATTATGCAGTTTGCACCTTTTGCGGTGGGTAGTGCCATTGCTTATACGGTGGGGCACATGGGTTTGGGCATTTTAGTCAATTTATTTAAACTACTGGCAACGCTGTATGTAGCACTTGCCGTATTTTTGTTGGGCGTATTGTTGCCGGTGGCATTGCTGGCGCGTGTGCCGATATTGCGTTTTATCCGCCAAATCAGCGAAGCCGTTACACTGGCATTTGCTACCACCAGTTCAGAGGCGGCACTGCCCAAAGCGATGAAAGCAATGGAAGAATTCGGTGTTCCGCGAAAAATTGTTTCTTTTGTGATGCCGATGGGATATTCCTTCAATTTAGACGGCACTACGCTTTATTTGTCGTTGGCGAGTATTTTTGTGGCACAGGCGGCGGGCATACATTTGAGTTGGGGGCAGCAGCTACTCATCGTATTTACGCTGATGCTCACGAGCAAAGGCGTTGCCGGTGTGCCGCGTGCTTCTTTGGTAATATTAATGGGAACGGCAGTATCGTTTGGTTTGCCTGTAGAGCCTATTTTTATTATTTTGGGAATAGATGAATTGATGGATATGGCGCGTACATCAGTAAATGTAGTGGGTAATTGTTTGGCAACCACCGTAGTAGCGCGCTGGGAAGGCGAAGCAAACTGGGACACAAAAGGGTAA
- a CDS encoding OmpA family protein: MLCLATITLQAQDVKKILQDGNKLFEAGAYYDAIPFYREVLMYDNSLEAKEKLAQSYRLVNDLANAAYWYDLVIPVKPQERIYEFQYAQVLHALGNYSEAAKWYSRYADIEPRSRELADACLNINRFRADEHKFNMIPFSLNTANDELGAIFFKNGVLFSSSGDLKNRSKAFDAKRFLEVYFAKNFDGGVFSMPQKQKGINSALHDGPVSVSGSEQLLWITRNTENKAGKMQEKARFKVFSAQSSGDHAWKNLQPFKENNPQYSVMHAATSPDGTKIFFVSDRPGGYGGKDIYVVYRAGEVWSEAQNLGPQVNTIGDELFPFYHSSGELYFASNGHAGMGGFDIYVTRRPEKDWQKPQNAGAPLNSSADDLSIAWDNQLNTALVASRREGGKGALDLYLISRKEPLKNLPQAPVNNNEILALNTKNEKDVLLNTTLNLKKIEFEFKQSKPLNISFAELDKVSNYLQKHPQEKLLIESHTDARGDAVSNLVLSQERVAIIKDYLLTKGIENQRIKAVGLGATVLLNKCKEGVDCSEKEHAVNDRVIFKIENPDKSSIPSIPTQQDDKNKKTKKESVKTKDKKPSELTAKEQQKEIEKRKKEVEKAREKQAKEAKKQQEAALKAKKEEREKQAKDRKTEQGQKELLKKQAETEVIPTVATTAKEQGFTFRVNVGAYKSIDAKLSEKVEKLGITPKITQSKEGETIHIGMFGSIYDAEQVQKYFDKNGYKTDIEVFVDGQATKMRVKDLKKQGIY; encoded by the coding sequence TTGTTATGTCTCGCTACTATCACCTTGCAGGCGCAAGATGTAAAAAAGATATTGCAAGACGGAAATAAATTGTTTGAAGCAGGAGCTTATTACGATGCTATTCCTTTTTACAGGGAAGTGTTGATGTATGATAATTCGTTGGAAGCCAAAGAAAAATTGGCACAAAGCTACCGCTTGGTGAATGATTTGGCAAATGCAGCTTACTGGTACGACCTCGTTATTCCTGTGAAGCCGCAGGAGCGTATCTACGAATTTCAGTATGCGCAAGTGCTGCACGCATTGGGCAACTACAGCGAAGCCGCCAAATGGTATAGCCGCTATGCCGATATAGAGCCGCGCAGCCGCGAGTTGGCAGATGCCTGCCTGAATATCAATCGTTTTCGCGCTGATGAGCATAAATTCAACATGATCCCTTTTTCGCTCAATACTGCCAATGACGAATTGGGTGCGATATTTTTCAAAAACGGGGTCTTGTTTTCATCGTCCGGCGATTTAAAAAACCGCAGCAAGGCTTTTGATGCGAAGCGTTTTTTAGAAGTATATTTTGCCAAAAACTTTGACGGCGGCGTTTTTTCAATGCCTCAAAAACAAAAAGGTATCAATAGTGCCCTGCACGATGGTCCTGTGTCGGTAAGCGGCAGCGAGCAACTGCTGTGGATCACACGCAATACCGAAAACAAAGCGGGCAAAATGCAGGAAAAGGCGCGTTTTAAAGTATTTTCGGCGCAAAGTTCGGGCGACCATGCTTGGAAAAATTTGCAGCCTTTCAAAGAAAACAACCCGCAATATTCAGTGATGCATGCCGCTACTTCGCCCGATGGCACTAAAATATTTTTTGTATCCGACCGTCCGGGCGGCTATGGCGGCAAAGATATATATGTGGTATATAGAGCAGGAGAGGTGTGGAGCGAAGCGCAGAATTTGGGTCCGCAGGTAAATACCATCGGCGATGAATTATTTCCTTTTTACCACAGTAGCGGCGAGTTGTATTTTGCTTCCAACGGACACGCCGGAATGGGCGGTTTCGACATTTACGTCACGCGCCGCCCCGAAAAAGATTGGCAAAAACCTCAGAATGCAGGTGCCCCGCTCAACTCTTCGGCAGATGATTTGAGCATCGCCTGGGACAACCAACTCAATACAGCGTTGGTGGCATCGCGCCGCGAAGGAGGCAAAGGAGCTTTGGATTTGTACCTCATTAGCCGCAAAGAACCCCTGAAAAATTTGCCGCAAGCCCCTGTCAATAATAATGAAATATTAGCATTGAATACCAAAAACGAAAAAGATGTATTGCTCAATACAACATTGAATCTGAAAAAAATAGAATTTGAATTTAAACAAAGCAAACCTTTGAATATCAGCTTTGCGGAATTGGATAAAGTAAGTAATTATCTGCAAAAACACCCGCAAGAAAAACTACTCATAGAGTCGCACACCGATGCACGCGGCGATGCGGTGAGCAATTTGGTGCTTTCGCAGGAGCGCGTGGCGATAATCAAAGATTATTTATTGACAAAAGGTATTGAAAATCAGCGTATTAAAGCAGTAGGATTAGGCGCAACGGTATTATTAAATAAATGCAAAGAAGGCGTAGATTGCAGCGAAAAAGAACACGCCGTAAATGATAGGGTGATTTTTAAAATAGAAAACCCCGATAAATCTTCTATCCCTTCAATACCGACACAACAAGACGACAAAAACAAGAAAACGAAAAAAGAAAGTGTTAAAACAAAAGATAAAAAACCCTCTGAACTGACTGCCAAAGAACAACAAAAAGAAATAGAAAAGCGTAAAAAAGAAGTAGAAAAAGCGCGCGAAAAGCAAGCCAAAGAAGCTAAAAAGCAGCAGGAAGCGGCGTTGAAAGCGAAAAAAGAAGAGCGTGAAAAACAAGCAAAAGATAGAAAAACCGAGCAAGGACAAAAAGAATTGCTCAAAAAACAGGCAGAAACGGAAGTAATTCCTACGGTGGCTACTACCGCCAAGGAGCAAGGCTTCACATTTCGGGTAAATGTGGGTGCTTACAAAAGCATTGATGCCAAATTGAGCGAAAAAGTAGAAAAATTAGGCATTACCCCAAAAATAACACAGAGCAAAGAAGGCGAAACAATCCATATCGGTATGTTTGGCAGCATTTACGATGCCGAACAGGTGCAGAAGTATTTTGATAAAAACGGCTACAAAACAGATATTGAAGTATTTGTAGATGGACAAGCTACCAAAATGCGCGTAAAAGATTTGAAAAAACAGGGAATTTATTAA
- a CDS encoding T9SS type A sorting domain-containing protein, translating into MEAYGKIDIYETLLHELGHANLLDHSHSSIVENGENVFDGSKNIMYFEHKYLNSITPRRINLLEYDIDGAQDVGSFSAAATIPTTCSVLADISIKDCPADNGSEPNLACDPNPDYIWESPDIWACKGSDPCSENTLAGIAEQSDHTIKVRLHNTGCADAPAAFGNLELYWTLQRSGETWNKHWINSLSNQQSGHPLGGQIGAQSTASISEGGSAIHNFLWQSADIPVYSDYTFALNNIPSSTQPIPVICLLARLSSPNNDPMYDEKLDIDVGENVYKNNNIATDNFTFIDMVGKNESDVYVMLAQNILNQNAQLNLQIRPVSSSGNNGISFSSIGEIELYSNNALWQKFQNANFAGSGFIKNTLKKILRITGINGASINNLAFTANEWKPMGLRFVVKNPALITQEMTFDFFVNHKATYTQNGTQRTQESSGGGIFRVKLYPSGAGARIDADKNNITLTTIPNPANETVSIFIDLPHQSVWNKAAVYDITGKQIATPLNGDYLEEGVHEVSLNTAAWSEGIYIFRFENQGKVLYQKIVVRH; encoded by the coding sequence ATGGAAGCTTATGGAAAAATAGATATTTACGAAACTCTTTTGCATGAATTGGGTCATGCAAATCTTTTAGACCACTCCCATTCATCTATAGTAGAAAATGGTGAAAATGTTTTTGATGGGAGCAAAAATATTATGTATTTTGAACATAAGTATCTAAATAGCATCACCCCTCGCCGTATCAACCTTTTAGAGTACGATATAGACGGCGCACAAGATGTGGGCAGTTTTAGTGCGGCGGCTACCATACCCACCACTTGCTCGGTCTTGGCAGATATAAGCATCAAAGATTGCCCCGCCGATAATGGCAGCGAGCCTAATTTAGCTTGCGACCCCAACCCCGATTATATATGGGAAAGCCCCGATATATGGGCTTGTAAAGGCAGCGACCCCTGCTCCGAAAATACCTTGGCGGGCATCGCCGAGCAAAGCGACCACACCATAAAAGTGCGCCTACACAATACAGGCTGCGCCGATGCGCCCGCTGCCTTTGGTAATTTGGAACTGTATTGGACACTACAACGCAGCGGCGAAACTTGGAATAAACACTGGATAAACAGCCTCAGCAACCAACAAAGCGGCCACCCTTTAGGCGGACAAATAGGCGCGCAAAGCACTGCAAGCATTAGCGAGGGTGGCTCTGCCATTCATAATTTTCTTTGGCAGAGTGCCGATATTCCGGTATATAGCGACTACACTTTCGCACTCAACAATATTCCGAGCAGCACACAGCCCATTCCCGTTATTTGCCTTTTGGCGCGGCTTTCTTCGCCTAACAACGACCCTATGTACGACGAAAAGTTGGATATAGATGTAGGCGAAAATGTATATAAAAACAACAATATCGCCACTGATAATTTTACATTTATTGATATGGTGGGTAAAAACGAAAGTGACGTGTATGTGATGTTGGCACAAAATATTTTAAATCAAAATGCGCAGCTCAATTTGCAAATACGCCCTGTGAGCAGTAGCGGCAACAATGGAATTTCCTTTTCGTCCATTGGCGAAATAGAATTATACAGCAACAATGCACTCTGGCAAAAATTTCAGAACGCTAATTTTGCCGGAAGTGGTTTTATCAAAAATACACTCAAAAAAATATTGCGCATTACAGGAATCAACGGAGCAAGCATCAATAATTTAGCTTTTACTGCCAACGAGTGGAAACCGATGGGATTGCGATTTGTAGTTAAGAATCCGGCACTTATTACTCAAGAAATGACCTTTGATTTCTTTGTAAATCACAAAGCTACCTACACCCAAAACGGCACACAGCGCACACAAGAAAGCAGTGGAGGGGGTATTTTTAGAGTAAAACTATATCCTTCGGGTGCAGGAGCAAGAATAGATGCCGATAAAAATAATATAACACTGACCACTATTCCCAACCCTGCCAACGAAACAGTGAGTATTTTTATAGACCTTCCTCACCAAAGCGTATGGAACAAAGCCGCAGTATATGACATCACAGGAAAACAAATAGCTACACCGCTCAATGGCGACTACTTGGAAGAAGGCGTGCACGAAGTATCACTCAACACTGCCGCTTGGAGCGAAGGTATTTATATTTTCCGATTTGAAAATCAGGGAAAAGTGCTGTATCAAAAAATTGTAGTGCGGCACTAA
- the pruA gene encoding L-glutamate gamma-semialdehyde dehydrogenase, which translates to MPKGIFHVPTPANEPVKSYAAGSPERTLLKEALRNAKSKQEDLPLIIDGKAIRTHDVRTLHPPHERAHTLAQYHYGDSSHVEAAIQAALRAKADWENMPWEHRAAIFLKAAELLATKYRYAINAATMLGQSKNAYQAEIDAACELIDFLRFNVAYMQHIYNEQPISSAGVWNRLEYRPLEGFVLAVTPFNFTAIAGNLPSSPALMGNTVVWKPAETQVLSAHVIMQVFEEAGLPAGVINLVQAAGSTIGNTVFKHRDFAGLHFTGSTGTFNYMWKTVGENIANYRSYPRLVGETGGKDFVLAHPSALPEVVVTALSRGAFEYQGQKCSAASRAYIPSNIWKSVEKGLKNDLASFKMGTVEDFSNFVNAVIDEKSFNSITAYIEKAKKDPNVEILIGGSYSKEQGYFIEPTVLLTTDPNYTTMCEEIFGPVLTIYVYKPKDYDKVLDLIDNTSPYALTGAIISQDRAAIVEATQRLRHAAGNFYINDKPTGAVVGQQPFGGARASGTNDKAGSLLNLLRWTSARAIKETFVPPTDYRYPFLG; encoded by the coding sequence ATGCCTAAAGGAATTTTTCATGTACCCACTCCTGCCAATGAGCCGGTAAAAAGCTATGCCGCAGGCTCTCCTGAGCGTACCCTGCTCAAAGAAGCTCTTCGCAATGCCAAATCCAAACAAGAAGATTTGCCACTGATTATTGACGGCAAAGCCATACGCACCCACGATGTGCGTACCCTGCACCCACCGCACGAGCGCGCTCATACACTGGCACAATATCACTACGGCGACTCCTCGCATGTAGAAGCCGCCATACAAGCCGCCCTGCGTGCCAAAGCCGATTGGGAAAATATGCCCTGGGAGCATCGCGCCGCTATTTTTCTTAAAGCCGCCGAACTCCTCGCCACCAAATACCGCTACGCCATCAACGCCGCCACTATGCTCGGGCAAAGCAAAAATGCTTATCAAGCCGAAATAGACGCAGCCTGTGAACTCATTGATTTTCTGCGTTTTAATGTGGCATATATGCAACACATTTACAACGAACAACCGATTTCTTCGGCAGGTGTGTGGAATCGTTTGGAATACCGCCCTTTGGAGGGTTTTGTACTGGCGGTTACACCTTTTAATTTTACTGCCATTGCCGGAAATTTGCCTTCTTCGCCCGCACTGATGGGCAATACCGTAGTGTGGAAACCCGCCGAAACGCAAGTGTTGTCGGCGCACGTCATTATGCAGGTATTTGAAGAAGCCGGTTTGCCTGCCGGTGTCATTAATTTGGTACAGGCGGCGGGCAGCACCATCGGAAATACCGTTTTCAAGCACCGCGATTTTGCAGGTTTGCACTTCACCGGCTCTACGGGTACTTTCAATTATATGTGGAAAACCGTAGGTGAAAATATCGCCAACTACCGCAGCTATCCGCGTTTGGTAGGCGAAACGGGCGGAAAAGATTTTGTGCTGGCGCACCCTTCTGCCTTGCCCGAAGTAGTGGTAACGGCACTGTCGCGCGGCGCATTTGAATATCAGGGACAAAAATGTTCGGCGGCTTCGCGGGCTTATATTCCTTCCAATATATGGAAAAGTGTAGAAAAAGGGCTGAAAAACGACCTTGCTTCTTTTAAAATGGGCACAGTGGAGGATTTCAGTAATTTTGTAAATGCCGTTATTGACGAAAAATCTTTTAACAGCATCACTGCATATATTGAAAAAGCCAAAAAAGACCCGAATGTGGAAATTCTTATTGGCGGCTCTTATAGCAAAGAGCAGGGCTATTTTATTGAACCTACCGTTTTGCTCACCACCGACCCGAATTATACAACGATGTGTGAAGAAATTTTTGGTCCGGTACTCACCATTTATGTATATAAACCCAAAGATTACGACAAAGTATTAGACTTAATAGACAATACTTCGCCGTATGCCCTCACCGGAGCCATCATTTCCCAAGATCGTGCCGCTATTGTAGAAGCCACTCAACGTTTGCGCCACGCAGCTGGTAATTTTTACATCAACGACAAACCCACCGGAGCCGTTGTAGGACAGCAGCCTTTCGGCGGTGCGCGTGCTTCGGGTACTAACGACAAAGCCGGTTCTTTGCTCAATTTGCTGCGCTGGACTTCGGCACGCGCCATCAAAGAAACCTTTGTGCCGCCTACCGACTACCGCTATCCGTTTTTAGGTTGA